GCATGTTCGATCTCAGGCGGAAATGCAACTTGTCATTTGCTCATGACTGTCAATCAAGTCGCTTTCTTGACTGTTACGCATCCGCTGACTGACAAGGGACACGCTTCGGCCAGAAAGCACGGCGAGGAGGCTACGTGCACGAAGGCAGGTGCTCGTGTTGGAAAAAGCTTCTGCTCGTGATATATCGCACGTAGACATTTTTGTGGTTTACAGAAGAGATTAAAAGATGGTATGAATGTCTAttgagtatgtatacacacacacacacacacacacacacacacacacacacacacacacacacacacacatatatatatatatatatatatatgtatatatatgtatatatatatgtatatatatacatatatatatgtatatatatatatatagatatatatgtatatatatatatatatatatatatatatatatatatatatatatatatatatatatgtatatatatatatgtatatatatatatatatttatgtatatatatatatatatatatctatatatatatatatatatatatatgtatatatatatacatacatacatacatacatatatatatatatatatatatatatatatatatatatacatacatacatatatatatatacatatatatatatacatatatatatttatatatatatacatatacatatgcatgtatgtatatatatatatatatatatatatatatatatatatatatatatatatatatatgtatagagatatatatatatatatatatatatatatatgtatatatatatatgtatatatgtatatatatatatgtgtatatatatatatatatatatatatatatatatatatatatatatatatatatatatgcgtgtgtgtgtgtgtgtgtgtgtgtgtgtgtgtgtatacatatatatatatatatatatatatatatatatatatatatatcaatatatatataaatatatatatatatacatacatatatatatgtatatatatatatatatatatatatatatatatttatgtatatatatacatatatatatatatgaatatatatataaatatatatgtgtgtgtgtgtgtgtgtgtgtgtgtgtgtgtgtgtgtatacatacatgtatatatatatatatatatatatatatatatatatatatatatatatatatatatatatatatatatatatatgtatatatatgtatatatgtagatgaatcaatatagatatatatacatatattatatatcaataaatagataaatatatatatatatatatatatatatacatatatatatacatatatatatatatatatatatatatatatatatatatatatatatatatatatatatatatatatatatatatatatttatgtgtgtgtgtgtgtgtgtgtgtgtgtgtgtgtgtgtatgtgtatacctgtacatatatatatatatatatatatatatatatatatatatatatatatatatatatatatatatatatatatatatatatatgtattttcaaatatatggatatgtatatatatatatatgtatatatatatatatatatatatatatatacatatatataatatatatgtatatataatatatatatatatacatatattcatatatatatatatatatatatatatatatgtatatatatatatatgtgtgtgtgtgtgtgtgtgtgtgtgtgtgtgtgtgtgtgtgtgtgtatgtgtgtgtgtgtgtgtgtacatgtatattcaaatatatgtatatgcatgtatatgtatatatatatatatttacatatatatatgtatatatttacatgtatatgtatatatatatatatttacatatatatatatatatatatatatatatatatatatatatatatatatatatatatatatgtacatgtatattcaaatatatgaatatgtatgtatatatatatatatatatatatatatatatatataaacatatatattcatatattcatatacatatatgcatatacatttacatatacatatgtatctatatctttatatatatgtatatatatatatatatatatatatacatatatctatctatctatctgtctgtctgtctgtctatctatctatctatctatctatctatctatctatctatctatctatctatctatctatctatctatatatatatatatatatatatatatatatatatatatatatacatatgcacacacacacacacacacacacacacacacacacacacacacacacacacacacacacacacacacacacacacacacatatatatatatatatatatatatatatatatatatatatatatatatatgtgtgtgtgtgtgtgtatatgtgcatatggatatatatatatatatatatatatatatatatatatatatatatatatatatatatacatatatataattatatgtgtgtgtatacgtatatatatatatatatatatatatatatatatatatatatatatatatatatatatatatatgtgtgtgtgtgtgtgtgtgtatatatacatatatatatatatatataaatatgaatatatatatgtatatatatatatatattacatatatataattatatgtgtgtatatgcgtatatatatatatatatatatatatatatatatatatatatatatatatatatatatatatatatatatacacacacacttatatgcacccgtatatatatatctgtgtgtgtgtgtgtgtgtgtgtgtgtgtgtgtgtgtgtgtgtgtgtgtgtgtatatatatatatatatatatatatatatatatatatatatacatatataaatatatatatagatatatataaatatatacataaacacacacacacacacacacacacacacacacacacacacacacacacacacacacacacacatatatatatatatatatatatatatatatatatatatatatatatatatatatatggacacacggatgtgtatgtttatacacatccGTGTGTGAATGCGAGTGAGGGTTCTTAAACTGATATATTAATTATGCCTCAAAAAGTACTTGTATTTCATTAAATTGATCCGCCAAGAAAAGTGCTTCTGTCTGTTCgttctttaaatatatatgtaatcattatacttatccctattactattgctattatcatcaccattattactgctattattattatcattagatagatagatagagaagggttCGGAGGTGCGGAGGGTTCTTGGTGTAGCAAAAGCAGCACATGATAAAAGACACGATAGTCCAAAAACACTATTTGAAAACAATTGCAATACTGATGCAAGATATACTGGAGTTCGCTTGCCGCCTCGCGATATAcgcaggtatatgtatgtatttcttgctGTTTTGAGCAGTCCGGACATACACTTATTTAGTGTATGTGAATCAGTGGAATGAAAAGGTTAAATTAATTTATAATATGATACGATTTAGTATTGCAAATGTGTAAAGATGCAAAATGTATAGCTCACATCTGTATACAACtgcaaaataaatagaaaagttaTTTATTTGgatttctaaaataataataataataataataatatagtaattttttcgtgtatatacgtgtatgtgtgtgtgtgtgtgttcagatttATAGTTATACAGTACATGAATTTTCATATACAGCTATTAGATTAGCATCTCTTACATATCAGTCAAATTTcaatgtgcacacacacccacatgaatatatatatatatatatatatatatatatatatatatatatatatatatatatatatatatatgtgtgtgtgtgtgtgtgtgtgtgtgtgtgtgtgtgtgtgtgtgtgtgtgcgtgtgtgtgtgtgtgtgtgtgtgtgtgtgtgtgtgtgtgtgtgtacatatatgtacatattatatatatatatatatatatatatatatatatatatatatatacatatatatatatatataaatatatatatatatatatatatatatatatatatatatatatatatatatatgcatgtatgtatgtatgcgtgtgtatgtgtgtgttgaaataTTCTTCGCTTTAATGACTGATTGAACATTTTCGCAATTCGGAATACATCTTATCCCCGTACTGTGCATACCTATACAATGTTACAGCTCGCTATCTATATAACAGATGTGTATTCCCTTCCAACTATGCAATGGAATTCATGGCCTACCtttgatattttcattaccataattatcgatTCATCTTTCCATTACTGGCGATGTCCTCATTGTAACCTATATCCAAattaaaacactttttttttcctaaattgcTAATTTGCTTCATAGCGAACAATCGCTTTGAGGAGGTCACACTGGGTACACCACGCCCGTGTTCATTCATACCGAACATTTTCATACCTTCGGCTCCATGGCATCaaagagaggtcaaaggtcaacatTTCCGAAAACTTCCCACGCAAACTCCGTCCTCAGCTGTTTTACGCTCaaactttattcattatttcactCGGAGACGTTGCTACCGATGCATCCATATGAATTACAaacctaaattatatatatatatatatatatatatatatatatatatatatatatatatatatatatatatatatatatatatatatatacatatatatatatctgtgtgtgtatgtgttcgtgtgtatgtgtatgtgtatgtgtatgtgtgtgtgtgtgtgtgtgtgtgtgtgtgtgtgtgtgtgtgtgtgtgtgtgtgtgtgtatgtgtttgtgtatgtgtatgtgtgtgtgtgtgtgtgtgtcatatatgtcttgaaataagcaaataagaattattatatacttataagtTCCAATCAAAAATCCAAACAAGCTGTTTATATAACCATTTTAATTATTACATTATGTCATCTGCGGATTTACAATAACATATACAGAATCAAACATCTAAGAACTCTTGTTAGAGAGATACCATGAAAGTGAAAAGAACTTGATTTCATATCCCTTAGCACTTACCTCCTATAAAGCTAGTATAAGAACAgacatcatagaaaaaaaaaataaccatagaCTACAAAACAAAGAACCATCTGGACGTTGATCAAAACCTTCATTTCTTTCGTGAGGAGTGTAACTGTATTACAGGAAATACAGTATGTGATGTATTTCGTAGTTCGTCTATAGCTCATGTTCGACTTTTTCAATGGATGATATTTCTTTTAATTCTAATATTAATAAAGGccatttctttcgtttctttctttctcttcttcttttctttctttctattcttctctcactGACGGCAATTTAGGGGGGCATTCttctattttccactttcttcACTTTTCCCTTAAATACAAAAACGATCTTCTTGGTCCTTCGGGTACATTACCCTCTATTAGCTCCATCATCCTCTGAAACAAAATCATTTCGTTAGATTTCAGTCAGAAGATTCAATATTGCATAGACGTGATCCAAgtagtttttctttgttttatttatatatcttcccAATAGATATTTCAAGAAATTACGAAAGTAAATATTTTGCGAGTAATTACATACTTAATAGATTTGAGTTAACAGATTCAATATTACATAGACGTGATCcaagttgttttttctttgtattatttaCATATCTTCCCAACAGATATTTCAAGAAATTACTAAAGTAAATATTTCGCGAGTAATTACATACATAATAGATTTGAGTTAACAGATTCAATATTACATAGACATGGTCcaagttgtttttttccttcgtctcatTCATATATCTTCCCaacagatatttaaaaaaattgcAAAAGTAAATATTTTGCGAGTAATTACATTCTTAATAGATTTCAGTTAAGATACAATATTACATAGACGTGATCCAAgttgttttttcctttgtgtCAATCATATATCTTCCCAACAGACATTTCAAAAAACTGCAAAAGTAAATATTTTGCGAGTAATTACATAATCCATGTGATTTTACTTTAGACGGTACTCACTAAGAGGACAGCAGGTGCAAGAAGAGGAACATTTCCCCGATACAGGACGCTCGCTGGACCGACAGCTGCAACGGCGCTCTCCTAACTGGCCGCCGAGATCGCACAATCCCTGACAGgctggaaataaataaagatagattttTCATCTCTAATTGAGGGATATGGCTCATGGTCGAGAGGCTCTGTGGCGCTTGTGAGAGGGGCTGTGTCAGGGAAGGTGGCAGAGGTCGTCTACATCCATTCCATGACAGATCAGATGGATGGGACAAGATGAACGACTACCTTTACTAACGATGGagcgcgcatgcacacaaacacatacactcactttctctctctctcacacacacacactttctctctctctctctctctctctctctctcacagacacacacacacacacacacacacacacacacacacacacacacacacacacacttactctctctctctcacacacacacacacttactctctctctctctcacacacacacacacacacactctctcacttactctctctctctctaacacacacacacacacacgcacacacacaaacaatctaaAGGGGGTGGAAGTGGCTGCCCCCTCTAAGGTAAGCAGACCTGGTCGTGGCCCTAGTGATAGACTCCAGCCCTCGGAGTTAGAGGTACCTGAGTCGGTGTGCATATAATGATACTGAGATTGAACCACTCATTTAGCTTACATGTCTCTTACTGCTGATTGTATGAGTAAAGCGAAGGGCTGTGCAACCTCATGTCATGACTAGGACAATGCGACCAAGCTAGTCACGAGGAAATCAAGATAGACTTGACACTGCATGGCGGCTCACCAAGAGGGACCCTCGCAGCTGGAAGTAAATGGTGGAAGCTACTTTGGCTCTCCCAGTGTTAGTCCACCTTAAGTGACAGACTGCCCCGAGAAACTCACGAGGTCGAAAGATACAGCAAGTACACGAGTCGGCTGGGCAGTAGCTATCCACGGCAAGGGGGCAAAGGGACTTGACAAACAGGGGCATGCAGACGCCCCCCGCAGCCATACAGTCAGTGAACTGTTGCGGGCAGCAGAAGGACATCTCAGACTCCAGCGCAGACACAGATGTGAACTCTCCAGCTTCGAGCACAAACTGCGCCGCCACCTCATCGCTCGGGGCGCCGACGGGAGGCAGACAATAATCCTGTTGAGAGGAAAGTACTGCAATTCAAAAATTTGCCTAAAGTTTAGTCATttctttacaaaaaataaaaataatacacaacAATTCATTACAATTCCCCGATTATGGCCAAAACCATAATGATTAAGGCGGAAAAAATACATGTGAAAATCCGACATTTGACTGTGACCAAAAAGCAGACTATTGTTACAGATCAGTAAGTCATAAAACATATACGaaatcacatatatgtattatgtacaacATATCTAGTCCTCTTACCCCTTGAGCGGCGCTGAAAACGGCCAGCCATGTAGGGACAAGTAGCAGCGACAAAATAAGCATGATGACTGGAAGCGAAGCACTATCTGTGTGGAAAATTGAAGCGATGTATCAGATTCTATAGCACTGAAACGCAAACAGAATCAGAATTATGATTTGTGGTTTCTAGAACTATATTTGCAATATATCTTCActtttacatctatctataccaATCATTTATATGTTGCGTAGGGCCTTGCATGTAGAATACAAACGATACATTTCATGCTGAACCGGGTATAAATGGCTCTTACCAACATATTTTATCGATATCATCTAAGTTTGTATTAGCAGTGATTACCgtcaatactaatgatgaatagTAAAAACATTCCAATTTCATAACGCCATGTTTTACTTTTCACAAAGAATATACCCCAAAAAATGACACTTGCTTTCTGAGTGTCAATAAATAGGAATTCGTTCTAGTTGTGAAATAATGTAAATGAGAAATCGTTCGACTGtccaggaagagagggagacgcgaGCAGAAAGTGTCAACCCACCTGATTCAGAATCCTACTGCGTTCTGTTGAGGAAGGTCTTCAGTGTCCTTTAAATatcctgcttcttctccctctgttgCCTCTGCCGCCTCCCACCTCGCACGCTCCCCCGGCCCgttccttgttcttctcttctgatGACCTAAACACGCTGTGAAGGACAAAAGGACACTTTTTTTAGGTGTAATGgtgcataatatatgtattaagTAACGTGAAATTAATGTAAAGTTTTTTTCAAAGGCATGTGCATCGtgaatacatattttttaaagatttttcgcGGAAGTTCGACCGAGAATTAGCCAAATTGCTACGGaaatgaagttttttttcgaaGCTTCAGTCACGTGAACCAACTACATACGATTTCCATGAATGGAGCGCGTATGTAACTTGTTTGTAGTATTTGATGAAATGCATTTCGAATTATGGTTATATAAGACGTGAGATTCGCTGTCAGTCGTAGATGATATTGTGAAGCAAAATGTGAATGATTATGCTGAActatatatgattttttcctgctttttcctGTTTGCCGTTGGTatttaattgtcttttttttctttttttggggggttgtaaAAGGTAATAGTTACTTGTTTCAAATATTCTAGAGGTTATTCCagtatatatttgattttaaaaaatagaataattgtGGGGAAACATTATATCAATTGCActcaatattttcatatttacttaCCGATGTTTGAAATCTACTCTCCATTATATACGTACAACGAAAAGTCACCGGATAAAGCTTTGGtattgtgaagaagaaaaaaaaatcaaatataaaatacTTCGGGGATATTTTACCGCAAAACCATTGTTGTCAATAAAAGCGTTTTGAGTGGCCTTCAGAAAGCCGTTTTACGAACATTTTTATCTCTGGGAGAATATGCATGCTAAGGGTTTCCGGAACGCATTATCTGGTTTAACTTCATAGGGATAACAATACGCTTTTAATACATATTTCCCCCCCTTATAAATGCTGtcctatatgtgtacatatatttttttaatctaaagTATTGAAATCGGAATTTTCCTAGTGTCGGTCCTCCATGACGTCATGCATAGCTATTACCACTTCCGCTAGCCACATGCACCAAACCTCACGAAAGCGATGAATTATAAACTGCGtgattcgccccccccccccacacacacacacagcactcaacACCCCCCTGCTTCTTCGGTGATTCGGTTCGTCACCGCTCCAAGACATCAGTCAAAAAGAATAAATGTATTGTCTCTCACGCATCCCCGAGCTGACAAGAACCCTGCCTGGTCCAATAGGTCCAAGGAGGTAGTTTGTACGTGGGATTAACTGGTTTCTGAGTGGCAGAGTGGTGGCTTGTTGTGAAGGTACATTCTTGATTTACTGGAAGACGCACTTGGGGTATTCATGCCTTGTTCACTCTGAAGGATTTGCAGCTTGTGCCTGTGCatggatgcatatgtgtgtttctgtgtgtgtgtgtgcacaaagtgAGATAAGTTGATATAGAATAACTGGTTCATTTATTGACTaattaattgattgatagatacaccgatgaagaaaatacatacatgcatatataaacgtatatatgtgtgaggatgtgtgtctgtatatgtaagtgtgtgtgtgcatataaatgaatatatatatatatatatatatatatatatatatatatatatatatatatatatatatatatatatatactctttctctctctctctctcctctttgtgtatttttttcctttcatcataTTATCTAATATCCAATTacgtttaactctctctctctctctctctctctctctctctctctctctctctctctctctatatatatatatatatatatatatatatatatatatatatatattatatatatatatatatacatatatatatacatatatatatacatatatacatacacacacacacacacacacacacacacacacacacacacacacatatatatatatatatatatatatatatatatatatatatatatatat
This portion of the Penaeus vannamei isolate JL-2024 chromosome 11, ASM4276789v1, whole genome shotgun sequence genome encodes:
- the LOC113820439 gene encoding uncharacterized protein; translation: MLILSLLLVPTWLAVFSAAQGDYCLPPVGAPSDEVAAQFVLEAGEFTSVSALESEMSFCCPQQFTDCMAAGGVCMPLFVKSLCPLAVDSYCPADSCTCCIFRPPCQGLCDLGGQLGERRCSCRSSERPVSGKCSSSCTCCPLKDDGANRG